In Streptomyces sp. P9-A4, the genomic window GGGAGCCCGTCGTCACGCGACGGCCTTGCCCACCACCGGCGCGAGCCCCGCCGACCGTCCGACCGCCCCCTTGTCGCCGCACTGCTCCAGCCAGTTGGCGAGCATCAGGTGGCCGTGCTCGGTGAGGACGGACTCGGGGTGGAACTGCACGCCCTCGACGGGGAGTTCGCGGTGACGGAGGCCCATGATGATGCCGTCCTCGGTCCGCGCGGTGACCTCGAGCTCGGCCGGCAGGGCGGCGGGCTCGGCGGCCAGCGAGTGGTAGCGGGTCGCGGTGAACGGCGAGGGCAGACCGGCGAAGACGCCCAGGCCCTCGTGCGTGACGAGGGAGGTCTTGCCGTGCAGCAGCTCGGGCGCGCGGTCGACGACCCCGCCGTACGCGACGGCCATGGACTGCATGCCGAGGCAGACGCCGAAGACGGGCACGCCGGTGTCCGCGCAGTGCCGGACCATGTCGATGCAGACCCCGGCCTGTTCGGGCGCGCCGGGTCCGGGCGAGAGCAGGACGCCGTCGAAGCCGTCCTGGGCGTGGCTCAGCTCGACCTCGTCGTTGCGGAGGACCTCGCACTCGGCACCGAGCTGGTAGAGGTACTGGACGAGGTTGAAGACGAAGCTGTCGTAGTTGTCGACGACGAGAATGCGCGCGCTCACTGGCCGTCCACCGTCACATCGTTGAACGGAAGCAGTGGCTCCGCCCAGGGGAACACGTACTGGAACAGGACGTAGACGATCGCGAGGACCAGCACGATCGAGAGCAGCGCCCGTACCCACGCGTTGCCCGGCAGATGCCGCCAGATCCAGCCGTACATGACGTCGACCGCCCCTTCCGTTCGTTACGACGACCAGAGTACGGGGCGAGGGGGCTCTGGGGGGTCAGCTGTCGAAAGCCTGTGGACGGCCGTCGGCGACCGGCCGGGTGGCGTCGAGGTGCGCCCAGACGACGAGCCGGTGGCTGCTGCCCCACTCGGGGTCACAGGTGGTGAGGGTGAGATAGCGGCCGGGCCCGTCGAAGCCCGACTTCCGGGGCAGCGGGTCGACGACCCCGACGTCGGTGGGGACGGTCCGGTAGGGGCCTCGGTCGATCCGGTACGTGAACCAGGTCGTCCCGTCGGTCAGGACCACCGCGTCGCCGGGGCGCAGCCGCGGGAAGTCCTTGAAGGGGTCCCCGTAGGTGCGGCGGTGGCCGGCGACGGAGAAGTTGCCGGTGCCGCCGAGCCGGGCGGTGGCGGCGTAGTGCCCGAGGCCCTTCTTGAGGACGCCCGGTCCGGTGCCTTCGAGGACCGGCCACTTCCAGTCCTTGCCGAGCCGGGGGACGTACATGACGGCGATGCCCTTGCCGGGGGCGTAGCGACGCGCGTGCGTGGGGGCGGGTCCGGCGGCGGCGGGGACGTTCGTCCACTCCCGCTGGAGGGTGTCGATCTGGCCGGCGCTCGCGCTCTGGGCCTGGATCCCCGTCCAGTACAGGACGTACACGACGAAGAGGACGATCAGGGCGCCGACGGTGAGGCAGAGTTCGCTGAAGGTCCGTACGACGAGCCGCAAGCGCCCCTCCCGGTGTCAGGTCACCGGTGGTCAGCTCACCGGCTTCGCCTGGTGGAGGTCCACTGTGCCCGAGTAGCCGGGAAGAGTCACTGCCTTGTGCTCGTCGACTTTCCAGCCGAGCCCGTAGGCCTTCACGTACAGCTGGTAGTTCTGGAGCGCCGGGGAGCCCGCGAGGGCCTTGTTCAGCTTCCCCCGGTCACCGACGGCGGTGATCTTGTACGGGGGCGAGTAGACGCGGCCCTGGAGGATCAGGGTGTTGCCGACGCAGCGGACGGCGCTGGTGGAGATGAGCCGCTGGTCCATGACGCGGATGCCCTCGGCGCCGCCCTGCCACAGGGCGTTGACGACGGCCTGGAGGTCCTGCTGGTGGATGACCAGGTCGTTGGCCTGCGGTTCGGGGTATCCGGGGGCGGCCTGGGCGTTCGGCGGGGCGTCGTCCAGGGTGACGGTGAGGCCGGATCCGGCGACCTCGCTGGTCCCGGCGGACGCTTCGAGCGCGGCGAGCTTCTCGTCCTCCGCGCGGGTGGAACCGTCGTCGCGGGCGGCGAGGGAGTCGACCTGGGAGCGGAGGGCGGCGGTGGTCTCGTCGAGGCCGGCGTTCTTGTGGCTGCGCTCCTCGATCAGGTCGGAGAGGCGCAGGAGCGAGGCGTCCGTGCGGATGTTGGTGCCCTTGGCGGTGTTGAAGCTCGTGACGAAGATCAGTCCGGCGAGGGCGAAAACGGCGAGGGTGAGGACCCGGACGGGGCGCCACCTGGTGGTGCGGCCCGGC contains:
- a CDS encoding aminodeoxychorismate/anthranilate synthase component II; translation: MSARILVVDNYDSFVFNLVQYLYQLGAECEVLRNDEVELSHAQDGFDGVLLSPGPGAPEQAGVCIDMVRHCADTGVPVFGVCLGMQSMAVAYGGVVDRAPELLHGKTSLVTHEGLGVFAGLPSPFTATRYHSLAAEPAALPAELEVTARTEDGIIMGLRHRELPVEGVQFHPESVLTEHGHLMLANWLEQCGDKGAVGRSAGLAPVVGKAVA
- a CDS encoding class E sortase, which codes for MRLVVRTFSELCLTVGALIVLFVVYVLYWTGIQAQSASAGQIDTLQREWTNVPAAAGPAPTHARRYAPGKGIAVMYVPRLGKDWKWPVLEGTGPGVLKKGLGHYAATARLGGTGNFSVAGHRRTYGDPFKDFPRLRPGDAVVLTDGTTWFTYRIDRGPYRTVPTDVGVVDPLPRKSGFDGPGRYLTLTTCDPEWGSSHRLVVWAHLDATRPVADGRPQAFDS
- a CDS encoding DUF881 domain-containing protein, which gives rise to MSNSAGTPEGPGRTTRWRPVRVLTLAVFALAGLIFVTSFNTAKGTNIRTDASLLRLSDLIEERSHKNAGLDETTAALRSQVDSLAARDDGSTRAEDEKLAALEASAGTSEVAGSGLTVTLDDAPPNAQAAPGYPEPQANDLVIHQQDLQAVVNALWQGGAEGIRVMDQRLISTSAVRCVGNTLILQGRVYSPPYKITAVGDRGKLNKALAGSPALQNYQLYVKAYGLGWKVDEHKAVTLPGYSGTVDLHQAKPVS